Proteins from a single region of bacterium:
- a CDS encoding aspartate carbamoyltransferase catalytic subunit gives MNWNRKDLLGIEELNPDEIIHILDTSISFKEISERPIKKVPTLRGKTIVNLFFEPSTRTRISFELAEKRLSADTVSFSTSGSSVLKNETLLDTALNIEAMKIDAVVVRHSGAGIPHLLAKKLSVPVINAGDGAHEHPTQALLDMFTIREKKRKFKGLKVAIIGDIRFSRVARSNIWGLSKMGAEVFIVAPPTFIPAYLENMPVKIFNSLDEVIEDMDVLMALRIQTERHQPRLAVPDEAGKGSFFPSLREYRQRFGITMERLSKAKKDVLIMHPGPINRGVEIDPEVADSKNSVILAQVTNGVAVRMAVLYILLGGASTSALQSASSVRRGNAMGRRTGGKKP, from the coding sequence ATGAACTGGAATAGAAAAGACCTTCTTGGTATTGAAGAACTAAATCCAGATGAAATTATTCATATTCTAGACACTTCGATTTCTTTCAAGGAAATCTCCGAACGTCCTATCAAAAAAGTTCCGACATTACGAGGAAAGACAATAGTTAATCTCTTTTTTGAACCATCAACACGCACACGCATATCCTTTGAGTTAGCAGAGAAACGGCTTTCTGCTGATACGGTAAGTTTTTCCACATCAGGTTCTTCAGTTCTTAAAAATGAAACTCTTCTTGATACTGCGCTAAACATTGAAGCAATGAAAATAGATGCCGTTGTAGTCCGACACAGCGGTGCAGGGATCCCGCATCTTTTGGCAAAAAAATTATCAGTTCCCGTAATTAACGCAGGAGATGGTGCACATGAACATCCTACGCAGGCTCTTCTTGATATGTTCACGATACGCGAAAAGAAAAGAAAATTTAAAGGTCTTAAAGTTGCAATAATAGGCGATATTCGTTTTTCCAGGGTTGCTCGCTCAAATATCTGGGGACTTAGTAAAATGGGAGCGGAGGTTTTCATAGTAGCTCCTCCGACATTCATACCTGCGTATCTTGAGAATATGCCTGTAAAGATATTTAACTCACTTGATGAAGTAATAGAAGATATGGATGTGCTGATGGCTCTGCGTATCCAGACAGAAAGACACCAGCCTCGACTTGCCGTCCCCGATGAGGCGGGAAAAGGTAGTTTTTTCCCATCGTTAAGAGAATATAGACAGCGCTTTGGAATTACGATGGAAAGATTGAGTAAAGCAAAGAAAGATGTTCTTATTATGCACCCCGGTCCTATAAATAGAGGTGTAGAAATAGATCCTGAAGTTGCTGACAGCAAGAATTCTGTTATCTTGGCTCAAGTTACAAATGGCGTAGCTGTTAGGATGGCTGTGCTTTATATTTTACTCGGGGGGGCGTCAACCTCTGCTTTGCAGTCAGCTTCGTCTGTAAGACGAGGCAATGCTATGGGGCGCAGAACAGGAGGAAAGAAACCGTGA
- the pflA gene encoding pyruvate formate lyase-activating protein: protein MKGYIHSIETLGALDGPGLRVVVFFQGCPMRCRYCQNPDTWLMKNGILTDTKTLIKKIENYKPYFGTEGGVTISGGEPFMQAKFLISLLKSLKKRKIKTAVDTCGYYLSPTVKKCLEYTDLILLDIKHTVNSEHKKLTGKSIANTLKFFNYCCSQKKKLWIRQVIIPKINDTKKDIQKLVSLVKDCKSISKIELLPLHLMCEWKWEKLDKKYPMHGKREPTSEKIRELQAFLSGELK, encoded by the coding sequence ATGAAAGGCTACATCCATTCTATTGAAACACTTGGCGCGCTTGACGGGCCGGGCTTAAGAGTTGTCGTTTTCTTCCAAGGTTGTCCTATGAGATGCAGATATTGCCAAAATCCCGACACTTGGCTCATGAAAAACGGGATTCTAACAGATACAAAAACACTCATCAAAAAGATAGAAAATTACAAGCCTTATTTCGGAACAGAAGGCGGCGTTACAATTTCGGGCGGTGAACCCTTTATGCAGGCAAAGTTTCTCATATCCCTACTTAAAAGTTTAAAGAAAAGAAAAATAAAAACTGCGGTTGATACCTGCGGATATTACTTGTCGCCTACCGTAAAAAAATGCCTTGAATACACAGACCTTATTCTTCTTGACATAAAACATACTGTCAACAGCGAACATAAAAAACTAACAGGCAAATCTATTGCCAATACACTAAAATTCTTCAATTACTGTTGCAGCCAAAAGAAAAAGCTCTGGATAAGACAGGTAATCATTCCTAAAATAAACGATACTAAAAAAGATATTCAAAAACTCGTTTCTTTGGTAAAAGATTGTAAATCCATATCAAAAATAGAACTTTTGCCGTTACATCTGATGTGCGAGTGGAAATGGGAAAAACTTGACAAGAAATATCCTATGCATGGGAAAAGAGAACCCACTTCTGAAAAAATCCGCGAACTTCAAGCTTTTCTCTCGGGAGAATTAAAATAG
- a CDS encoding dihydroorotase codes for MAKRGAILIKNGRLIDPSSKTDKILDIHIKGGKFSKIGKNLKSDGAKILDAKGKIVLPGLVDMHTHLREPGRENVETIASGSMAAVHGGFTSICCMPNTTPAIDDASTLNFVLEKAKKAHCNVYPIAAITKGQKGAMLSEMAELAGMGAIGFSDDGNGVGDSLLMRRAMEYSLMLDVAIISHCEDESLSLGGSMNEGYISTVLGLSGIPKESEEIMVARDLLLAELTGARLHICHVSTRRSVELIREAKKRGVKVTCEVTPHHFTLTEEAVKSFDTNTKVNPPLRTKEDIKAIEKGLKDGTIDVIASDHAPHLSTEKEFEYETAPFGMIGLQTTLPLVMQQLVERKILTLSEAVEKMTINPAQILNLKKGQIKVGYDADLTIIDPKKHWQLKLEDIKSLSKNSPFIGWEFKGKVVGTIVRGKIEFCEV; via the coding sequence ATGGCAAAAAGAGGCGCAATTCTAATTAAAAACGGAAGGCTGATTGACCCATCTTCCAAAACGGATAAAATTTTAGATATTCACATCAAAGGCGGAAAGTTTTCCAAAATAGGGAAAAATCTGAAATCAGACGGCGCAAAAATTTTGGATGCAAAAGGTAAAATAGTTTTGCCGGGGTTAGTTGATATGCATACACATCTTCGCGAACCCGGAAGGGAAAATGTGGAGACTATTGCCTCGGGCAGTATGGCCGCAGTTCACGGCGGGTTTACAAGTATATGTTGTATGCCCAATACGACTCCCGCCATAGATGATGCATCCACACTGAATTTTGTATTGGAAAAAGCAAAAAAAGCTCATTGTAATGTGTATCCGATAGCCGCAATAACAAAGGGGCAAAAAGGTGCAATGCTTTCTGAGATGGCTGAACTTGCCGGTATGGGCGCGATTGGTTTTTCTGACGACGGCAATGGCGTTGGAGATTCACTGTTAATGCGTCGGGCGATGGAATATTCGCTTATGCTTGATGTTGCGATAATAAGCCACTGCGAAGACGAAAGTTTATCGTTGGGCGGAAGCATGAACGAAGGTTATATTTCCACAGTCTTAGGCCTTTCAGGAATACCTAAAGAATCAGAAGAAATAATGGTTGCAAGAGATTTATTGCTTGCAGAATTAACGGGAGCGCGTCTTCATATTTGCCACGTATCAACGAGACGCTCGGTGGAACTTATCCGCGAAGCAAAGAAAAGAGGCGTGAAAGTTACCTGCGAGGTAACACCTCATCACTTTACATTAACCGAAGAAGCGGTTAAATCATTCGATACCAATACAAAAGTAAATCCACCTTTAAGAACGAAAGAAGACATAAAAGCGATAGAGAAGGGATTGAAAGATGGGACCATTGATGTAATTGCTTCAGACCATGCGCCACATCTTTCAACAGAAAAAGAATTTGAATACGAAACTGCGCCATTTGGCATGATTGGTCTGCAGACTACGCTACCTCTTGTAATGCAACAATTAGTTGAAAGAAAGATACTCACCTTATCCGAAGCAGTTGAGAAGATGACAATCAATCCCGCCCAAATACTTAATTTAAAGAAAGGTCAAATTAAAGTTGGATACGATGCAGACCTCACGATTATCGACCCCAAGAAGCACTGGCAGCTCAAATTAGAAGACATCAAATCCCTATCCAAAAACTCTCCGTTTATTGGCTGGGAGTTTAAGGGGAAGGTTGTCGGGACGATTGTCAGAGGGAAGATAGAATTCTGTGAAGTTTAG
- a CDS encoding regulatory protein RecX gives MQEKIEKAKAAALRLLSYRMRSCKEISDKLQDKGFTQNIIQAVIQDLKRINYLNDYEFAKAFIESRLIHNPKGKTLLLYELLKKGVEKDTVNKVLGEIISREKEENIVKVLAQKLWQKKRNLDKAKRKAQTYNYLARRGFQSSMIIKTIKELEKENKKRR, from the coding sequence TTGCAAGAAAAAATAGAAAAAGCAAAAGCAGCTGCACTACGACTCCTTTCCTACCGCATGAGGTCTTGCAAAGAAATATCGGATAAACTTCAAGACAAGGGTTTTACCCAAAATATTATCCAAGCCGTAATACAAGATTTAAAAAGAATAAATTATCTTAACGACTACGAATTTGCAAAAGCATTTATAGAAAGCCGTCTTATACATAACCCTAAAGGTAAAACACTTCTCCTATATGAATTATTGAAAAAAGGCGTGGAAAAAGACACCGTAAACAAGGTATTAGGTGAAATTATATCCCGTGAAAAAGAAGAGAATATAGTTAAAGTTTTGGCGCAAAAGCTCTGGCAGAAAAAAAGAAATTTGGACAAAGCAAAAAGAAAGGCTCAAACTTATAATTATTTAGCAAGAAGGGGGTTTCAATCTTCAATGATTATAAAAACAATAAAGGAGCTGGAGAAAGAAAATAAAAAAAGGAGGTAA
- a CDS encoding ROK family protein, with the protein MKKVIGLDLGGTFIKIGVVDENGEILEKAELPTPQGQGREKIIDAMAESIRSFLKHYTKEEFIGIGIDTPGLVDQGGKVFLAPNLPNWDNLNLKQIFEEKFSLPVKVENDANTITWGEYKFGAGKGYDNIICVTLGTGVGGGVVLNGELLRGNKYSAFEIGHMPICYSGPKCGCGSLGCIESYVGAKYIVRATQEKLKKQDSLIKDMVGGDITKITPKIISEAYHKGDKVAEAVWVEVGTYLGAFFSGLVNLLNPQVIIIGGGVAQVGEILFSTIKKVIDERSFSLFAKEVKVVPAKLGKDAGIVAAASLFMS; encoded by the coding sequence ATGAAAAAAGTAATAGGATTGGATTTAGGCGGCACATTTATTAAGATTGGAGTTGTTGATGAGAATGGCGAAATTCTAGAAAAGGCAGAACTTCCTACTCCTCAAGGGCAGGGCAGAGAAAAGATTATTGACGCTATGGCAGAAAGTATCCGTTCTTTTCTAAAACATTATACCAAGGAAGAGTTTATCGGTATAGGCATTGATACTCCGGGATTAGTAGACCAAGGCGGCAAAGTATTTCTAGCGCCGAATCTGCCCAACTGGGATAATTTAAATCTAAAGCAAATCTTTGAAGAGAAATTTTCTTTACCCGTAAAAGTTGAAAATGACGCGAATACTATTACTTGGGGTGAATACAAATTTGGAGCAGGAAAGGGCTATGATAACATCATATGTGTTACGCTGGGCACAGGCGTAGGAGGAGGAGTTGTATTAAACGGAGAATTACTTAGAGGAAACAAATACTCTGCGTTTGAAATTGGACATATGCCTATCTGTTATAGTGGTCCCAAGTGTGGTTGCGGGAGCCTGGGTTGCATAGAAAGTTATGTTGGGGCTAAGTATATTGTCAGGGCTACACAGGAAAAATTAAAAAAACAAGATTCCCTAATAAAAGATATGGTCGGCGGAGATATTACTAAAATAACACCAAAGATAATATCAGAAGCTTATCATAAAGGAGATAAAGTAGCTGAAGCGGTTTGGGTCGAGGTTGGAACCTATCTTGGGGCATTTTTTAGCGGGCTTGTAAACTTACTTAATCCTCAGGTTATTATTATAGGCGGAGGAGTTGCGCAAGTCGGAGAGATTCTATTTTCCACAATAAAGAAAGTTATAGACGAAAGGAGTTTCTCTCTCTTTGCAAAAGAAGTAAAAGTAGTGCCTGCAAAGTTGGGTAAAGATGCAGGTATTGTTGCTGCCGCTTCTCTTTTTATGTCATAA
- a CDS encoding MBL fold metallo-hydrolase: MKIKFLGAVGDVTGSRFLLEGEKTQVLIDCGLYQGRGSRARNWEKFPADPTKIDSVILTHAHLDHCGYLPKLAKEGFKGKIFCTEPTAEIAKISLLDSAKIQVEDAEHKKRRHEKEGRKGPYPEVPLYTVEDAESVFPLLETVSYKETVQVAPNITATFYDAGHVLGSAMIELKSNNNGKETKIIFSGDIGRWDKPLLCDPTLFEKADYVLMETTYGDRLHEQKGPSVEKLQKIIVETVAKGGNIIIPTFAIERTQELLFHLSQLLRVKKIPALPVFIDSPMAINVTEVFKNHVNYFDEETRDLIKNGNSPFIFPSLKTTRSSEDSRKINDVKEPSIIMAGSGMCTGGRVKYHLLSNITRPESTILFVGYQARGTLGREILERPETVRILGAMHEVKARIEKINGFSAHADKDELLKWVSGFKEIPKKFFLVHGEKEVTEKFASFLKEKITSEIIIPEYLKEYIL; this comes from the coding sequence ATGAAAATTAAATTCCTTGGTGCGGTCGGAGACGTTACAGGTTCTAGGTTTCTTCTTGAAGGCGAGAAAACGCAAGTCTTGATAGATTGCGGCTTGTATCAGGGTAGAGGTTCTCGCGCGCGCAACTGGGAAAAATTTCCGGCGGATCCGACAAAAATAGATAGCGTAATCCTCACACACGCGCATCTTGACCATTGCGGTTATCTTCCTAAACTCGCGAAAGAAGGTTTCAAAGGGAAAATATTCTGCACTGAACCAACTGCAGAGATTGCGAAAATTAGTCTTTTAGATTCCGCAAAAATACAGGTAGAAGACGCAGAGCATAAAAAGAGAAGACATGAAAAGGAAGGACGCAAAGGACCATATCCGGAAGTTCCGCTTTATACAGTGGAAGATGCTGAAAGCGTTTTTCCGCTTTTGGAAACGGTATCTTATAAAGAAACTGTTCAAGTTGCGCCCAATATAACAGCAACATTTTACGATGCAGGGCATGTTCTCGGCTCGGCAATGATTGAACTGAAATCCAATAATAATGGTAAAGAAACCAAAATTATTTTTTCCGGGGATATAGGCAGATGGGATAAACCCCTTCTGTGTGACCCGACTCTTTTTGAAAAAGCGGATTATGTGTTGATGGAAACAACTTATGGTGATAGGCTCCACGAACAGAAAGGTCCTTCCGTAGAAAAATTACAGAAAATCATTGTTGAGACTGTTGCAAAAGGTGGGAACATCATCATTCCGACATTTGCAATAGAAAGAACACAGGAACTTCTTTTTCATTTGAGCCAACTGTTAAGAGTAAAGAAAATTCCGGCTCTGCCTGTTTTCATAGACAGTCCTATGGCTATAAATGTTACCGAAGTTTTTAAAAATCATGTCAATTATTTCGACGAGGAAACGCGGGACCTTATCAAAAATGGCAATTCGCCTTTTATTTTTCCGTCACTAAAAACAACAAGGTCAAGCGAAGACTCTAGGAAAATTAATGATGTGAAAGAGCCCTCTATCATTATGGCAGGTTCGGGAATGTGTACCGGAGGCAGGGTAAAATATCACCTTTTGAGTAATATTACCCGACCTGAAAGCACTATATTATTCGTGGGATATCAGGCGAGAGGGACTTTGGGAAGAGAAATACTGGAGCGACCCGAAACAGTGAGAATTTTGGGCGCAATGCATGAAGTCAAAGCAAGAATCGAAAAAATAAACGGATTCTCTGCTCATGCTGACAAGGACGAACTCTTAAAATGGGTCTCAGGCTTTAAGGAAATTCCCAAGAAATTTTTTCTTGTACATGGCGAAAAAGAGGTAACTGAAAAGTTTGCATCATTTTTAAAAGAAAAAATTACCAGCGAGATTATAATTCCGGAATATTTAAAAGAATATATTCTTTAA
- a CDS encoding DUF933 domain-containing protein, translating into MKIGLIGLPQTGKKTLFSLLTQYTFSEKDLVANKNIKSLFQIKDPRFDHLVSAYKPKKEARGRVDIELLPDIGSDSVKNSDILKDISEFDAICHIVRAFNDDSIYHINGSVDFKRDIDNINSEFILHDLLFIEKRLERIETNLKKANAGEELKEKELLLKLKTQLDKELPLRLIDLTTQEIKIIASYPFVTAKKLIIVLNISENELSNIENLKKLEQEYQALDIYILQICAKVESEISELETKQEKEEFLAALGIKEPAIDALTRTCIKAIDLISFFTVGSDEVRQWLVKANSSAPEAAGVIHSDLQKGFIRAEVMKYADFLALGSEDKLRQEGKVTLKGKDYIVEDGDIINIKFNV; encoded by the coding sequence ATGAAAATAGGACTTATAGGATTGCCTCAAACAGGTAAGAAAACACTTTTCAGTCTGCTTACGCAATACACATTTTCCGAAAAAGATTTAGTTGCCAATAAAAACATAAAAAGTCTTTTCCAAATAAAAGACCCAAGGTTTGACCATCTTGTTTCAGCATATAAACCCAAAAAAGAAGCCCGTGGGAGAGTAGATATTGAATTACTTCCTGACATAGGGTCTGATTCAGTAAAAAATAGCGATATATTAAAAGATATTTCCGAATTTGACGCTATTTGTCACATAGTTCGGGCTTTTAATGATGATTCTATTTATCACATAAACGGTTCCGTAGATTTTAAGCGCGATATAGATAATATTAATTCCGAGTTTATACTGCATGACCTTCTTTTTATTGAAAAGAGATTGGAGCGCATAGAAACTAATTTAAAAAAAGCTAACGCAGGAGAAGAATTAAAAGAAAAGGAACTTTTGCTAAAACTAAAAACGCAATTGGACAAGGAACTGCCACTGCGGTTAATTGATTTAACTACACAAGAAATAAAGATAATAGCCAGCTATCCGTTTGTTACGGCAAAAAAACTTATCATCGTGTTGAATATTTCAGAAAACGAACTTAGCAATATTGAAAATCTTAAAAAACTGGAACAGGAATATCAAGCTCTGGATATTTATATATTGCAAATTTGCGCAAAAGTAGAATCAGAAATTTCCGAATTGGAGACTAAACAGGAAAAAGAAGAATTTCTGGCAGCTCTGGGTATTAAAGAGCCGGCAATAGACGCTCTTACACGCACATGTATAAAAGCGATTGATTTGATATCTTTTTTTACGGTCGGTTCTGATGAGGTCCGCCAATGGCTGGTAAAAGCAAATTCATCCGCTCCTGAAGCCGCAGGTGTTATACATAGCGATTTACAAAAAGGATTTATCCGAGCCGAAGTTATGAAATATGCTGATTTCTTGGCGCTGGGAAGCGAAGATAAGTTAAGGCAGGAAGGTAAAGTTACCTTAAAAGGTAAAGACTATATCGTTGAAGATGGCGATATAATAAATATTAAATTTAACGTTTAA
- a CDS encoding SIS domain-containing protein — protein sequence MDFLEIKERVIKEISSTLDKVEEANELVEEIVSASKVFVVGSGRTKLMIEAFAKRLGHLGVDAHVVGAIVQPTASKDNLLIIASGSGKSLFPLSIAKKAKEINMRIALITDRKESEISKISDLTVYIPASIKQDSPTEKKSFQPLNNLFEQSLLIFCDIIAILIQKKKGLENQELLKRHANLE from the coding sequence ATGGATTTTCTAGAAATTAAAGAACGGGTAATAAAAGAGATTAGTTCTACGTTAGATAAAGTAGAAGAAGCAAACGAATTGGTAGAGGAAATTGTTTCTGCAAGTAAGGTTTTTGTAGTTGGCTCAGGCAGAACTAAATTAATGATAGAAGCTTTTGCCAAGAGGTTAGGTCATCTTGGTGTGGATGCGCATGTTGTGGGAGCGATTGTTCAACCTACAGCATCCAAAGACAATCTTCTCATTATTGCCTCTGGTTCGGGAAAGAGTCTTTTTCCTTTAAGTATCGCTAAAAAAGCAAAAGAAATAAATATGAGGATTGCCTTGATTACTGATAGAAAAGAGTCTGAAATCTCAAAGATTTCGGATTTGACGGTTTATATACCTGCATCTATTAAACAGGATTCTCCTACAGAAAAGAAGTCTTTTCAGCCGCTTAACAACCTATTTGAACAGAGCCTTTTGATATTCTGCGATATAATAGCAATTCTTATTCAGAAGAAAAAAGGATTGGAGAATCAAGAGCTTTTAAAACGTCATGCAAATTTGGAATAA
- the pyrR gene encoding bifunctional pyr operon transcriptional regulator/uracil phosphoribosyltransferase PyrR, with protein sequence MISKNVMEEKELAEAWKIIINQVIRDFPSLSELVIVGIRSRGNILASRMVKGIKKEAGVEIPLGILDITLYRDDFTSVGPDPIVRETEIDFDITGKNVILVDDVLFTGRTIRAAMDALMDFGRPSSIRLAVLIDRGERELPIQPDYVSKKMTVNAGEIVEVKLKEIDGKEGVVAIKQKLDKEEIAKP encoded by the coding sequence ATGATTAGCAAAAACGTGATGGAAGAGAAAGAATTGGCAGAAGCTTGGAAGATTATAATTAATCAGGTTATCAGAGATTTCCCTTCACTTTCAGAACTTGTGATTGTTGGTATAAGGTCAAGGGGAAATATACTTGCTTCCAGGATGGTGAAAGGAATAAAAAAGGAAGCTGGCGTAGAGATTCCCTTAGGGATTCTTGATATTACTCTTTATCGTGATGATTTTACTTCTGTGGGACCTGATCCAATAGTGCGTGAAACCGAAATAGATTTCGATATTACCGGGAAAAATGTTATACTTGTCGACGATGTTCTCTTTACGGGCAGAACCATAAGAGCGGCAATGGACGCTTTAATGGATTTCGGTAGACCTTCCTCTATTCGTCTTGCTGTTTTAATCGACAGAGGAGAGAGAGAATTACCTATCCAGCCTGATTATGTGTCAAAGAAAATGACTGTAAATGCAGGCGAGATTGTGGAAGTAAAACTTAAAGAGATAGATGGGAAAGAGGGAGTAGTAGCAATAAAACAGAAGTTAGATAAAGAAGAAATAGCTAAACCCTGA
- the pflB gene encoding formate C-acetyltransferase, with protein MKNKTWRNFKGQNWRKDINVRDFIQNNYTPYKGDSSFLEGPTQRTQNLSQKLIKLLELEKKRDGVLSIDTKTVSSLLTYKPGYIDKKNEIIVGLQTEKPLERGVNPFGGIRLVRKSCEAYGYKLHKKIEEYFHFRTTHNDGVFRVYTDEIKKARNSGVITGLPDAYGRGRIIGDYRRVALYGVDFLIEKKQADKVILGKKPMSEENIKLCEELYRQIDFLDQLKKMAKMYGLNVSKPASNSIEATQWLYFAYLGAIKEQNGAAISLGRVSTFLDIYFQRDLKEGVLTEKGVQEIIDAFVLKLRMARELRTTEYNELFAGDPLWVTESLGGMGTNSRTLVTKSSFRFLNTLYNLGSSPEPNLTVLWSKKLPLKFKQFCAKVSIDTNSIQYENDDLMRPLYGDDYGISCCVSAMKIGKQSQFFGARCNLPKVLLMALNGGRDEKDGKQIGPETLIYKTKKLDYKEVLKRYNFYQKWLCKLYVNTMNIIHFMHDKYAYEKLQMALHDTNVERFMAFGIAGLSVIADSLSAIKYAEVKPIYGKNGLITDFKINGDFPKYGNDDDRVDNIAQKIVTDFYNNLKKTHAYRNAKHTLSILTITSNVVYGKKTGATPDGRKKGEPFAPGANPMHERDSTGALASLNSVAKIPYKCCRDGISNTFSVMPSVIGKEEQEQIDNLTTMLDGYFTKRGHHLNVNVLNREQLIDAMKYPYKYPNLTIRVSGYAVNFHKLSREQQKEVISRTFHRSI; from the coding sequence ATGAAAAATAAAACCTGGAGAAATTTTAAAGGTCAAAACTGGCGCAAAGATATAAATGTCAGAGACTTTATTCAAAACAATTACACTCCTTACAAGGGTGATTCGTCATTTTTAGAAGGTCCGACCCAAAGAACCCAAAATCTCAGCCAGAAACTTATAAAACTATTAGAACTTGAAAAAAAGAGAGACGGAGTATTAAGTATAGACACAAAGACAGTATCATCGCTTTTGACTTATAAACCAGGTTACATAGATAAGAAAAACGAGATCATAGTAGGACTGCAGACCGAAAAACCACTCGAGAGAGGAGTCAACCCTTTTGGCGGAATTCGGCTGGTCAGAAAATCCTGCGAAGCTTATGGTTATAAACTACATAAAAAAATAGAAGAATATTTTCATTTCAGAACAACCCATAATGACGGAGTATTCAGGGTTTATACCGACGAGATAAAAAAGGCAAGAAACAGCGGAGTTATAACGGGGCTGCCTGATGCGTATGGACGAGGCAGAATTATAGGTGACTACAGAAGAGTTGCTTTATACGGCGTTGATTTCTTAATAGAAAAAAAACAGGCTGATAAAGTTATACTCGGTAAAAAACCTATGAGCGAAGAAAATATAAAACTTTGCGAAGAACTTTACAGACAAATCGATTTCTTAGACCAGTTAAAAAAGATGGCAAAGATGTATGGCTTGAATGTCTCAAAGCCAGCATCAAACTCCATAGAGGCAACCCAATGGCTCTATTTCGCATATCTGGGCGCGATAAAAGAACAAAACGGCGCCGCGATATCTTTGGGAAGAGTGAGCACTTTTCTTGATATTTATTTCCAACGCGATTTAAAAGAAGGTGTTTTGACCGAGAAAGGCGTGCAGGAAATCATAGATGCCTTCGTGTTAAAACTTAGAATGGCAAGAGAATTAAGGACCACTGAATATAATGAACTTTTTGCAGGAGATCCGCTATGGGTAACAGAATCTTTAGGAGGAATGGGAACAAACAGCAGAACTCTGGTAACCAAAAGCTCCTTTAGATTTCTTAACACTCTTTACAATCTCGGTTCTTCCCCCGAACCGAACCTGACTGTTTTATGGTCGAAAAAATTACCTTTAAAATTCAAGCAGTTCTGCGCAAAAGTATCTATCGACACAAATTCCATTCAATATGAAAACGACGACTTAATGAGACCTCTCTACGGGGACGATTACGGGATATCGTGTTGTGTTTCCGCAATGAAAATAGGTAAACAGTCGCAGTTTTTTGGCGCGCGTTGTAATCTCCCAAAAGTTCTTCTCATGGCTCTAAACGGAGGCAGAGATGAAAAAGACGGCAAACAAATCGGACCGGAAACACTTATTTATAAAACCAAAAAACTTGATTATAAAGAAGTCCTAAAAAGATACAACTTTTACCAAAAATGGCTCTGCAAACTATATGTGAACACAATGAATATAATTCATTTTATGCACGATAAATATGCCTACGAGAAACTGCAGATGGCATTACACGACACAAATGTTGAAAGATTTATGGCTTTTGGAATCGCAGGATTATCCGTAATCGCAGATTCCCTAAGCGCCATTAAATACGCAGAAGTTAAACCAATCTACGGCAAAAACGGTCTTATAACCGATTTCAAAATCAATGGCGATTTTCCCAAATATGGAAACGATGATGACAGGGTGGACAACATTGCCCAAAAAATAGTGACGGATTTTTATAACAATCTAAAGAAAACTCACGCATATAGAAATGCAAAACATACCCTTTCAATTCTGACCATAACTTCAAATGTGGTATATGGCAAAAAAACAGGCGCTACGCCTGACGGCAGAAAAAAAGGCGAACCCTTTGCGCCGGGCGCAAACCCCATGCACGAGAGAGATTCTACGGGCGCGCTCGCCTCGCTTAATTCTGTTGCAAAGATACCCTACAAATGTTGCAGAGACGGAATATCAAATACTTTTAGCGTTATGCCGTCTGTTATAGGAAAAGAGGAACAGGAACAAATAGACAATCTTACGACAATGCTTGACGGATACTTTACAAAAAGAGGGCACCATCTAAATGTAAATGTTTTAAACAGGGAACAACTTATTGATGCAATGAAATATCCCTATAAATATCCTAATCTCACCATAAGAGTCTCCGGTTATGCGGTAAATTTCCACAAACTTAGCAGGGAGCAACAAAAAGAGGTTATCTCAAGAACGTTTCACCGCAGTATCTGA